Proteins found in one Corynebacterium sanguinis genomic segment:
- a CDS encoding N-acetylmuramoyl-L-alanine amidase, translating to MQQRRRLTRPAPGKNPVLAALTTLTTLALVAAAAFGGSNIVNVQSLGPGGGVSVNLASESLAAGDNVAVDDAAVMTQGGEQVEHRVVKEFTREKPFSVVGLTWEDERDIVAYVRAQRADGTWSEWYQMDTAANAAGDTTSGTKHGTDPIYVEPTTRIQVSTANVDLLEDGRTESEAATTANEIEAVFVDGGEGTVGGDIAPVAESYAAGMPKVVSRAAWGAQGSRQNPYYTEPTKAITVHHTAGSNNYTAAQAPGIVRSIQAYHQGQGWGDIGYNALVDKYGNIYEGRAGGLDRGPMGAHVGSFNSNTWGISMLGNYETAQPSAAGVKAMGDIIGWKSAQSKINPLGSTQLTASGNFTGSKYAAGQTATFPTINAHRDFHYNACPGQYLYAQMGAIRTAAAAKATQITSGQVVAPSSPSAKSETTTGANNVTTTVTNRVNGALSNISLSKLAEGDPTAIATAAGTVAGVVILYMLQSGTLSDGVEKVADVELVPGLTLSALTPQIGKILQFVGGDQAADTWKQFEPILGTLQGAATGIGGNNFAFYSNGIAVQNNQGDIYTLVGELADAWLQQGLDAGLLGLPTSQQYNPVEDEVKVDFEGGSISFNPTTREVNIDVSSLR from the coding sequence GTGCAACAACGTCGACGTCTCACCCGGCCCGCGCCGGGGAAGAACCCGGTCCTGGCCGCCCTGACGACCCTGACAACACTGGCGCTCGTCGCCGCGGCCGCGTTTGGCGGCAGCAACATTGTCAACGTCCAATCCCTCGGACCTGGCGGCGGCGTTTCTGTCAACCTCGCCAGCGAATCCCTCGCTGCCGGTGACAACGTCGCCGTCGACGACGCGGCTGTCATGACGCAGGGCGGTGAGCAGGTCGAGCACCGCGTGGTCAAGGAATTCACTCGCGAAAAGCCCTTCTCCGTTGTCGGCCTGACCTGGGAAGATGAGCGCGACATTGTCGCCTACGTCCGCGCCCAGCGCGCCGACGGCACCTGGTCCGAGTGGTACCAGATGGATACGGCCGCCAACGCCGCCGGCGACACCACGTCTGGCACCAAGCACGGCACCGACCCCATCTACGTCGAGCCGACCACCCGCATTCAGGTCTCCACCGCGAACGTCGATTTGCTTGAGGACGGCCGCACCGAGTCCGAGGCGGCGACCACCGCCAACGAGATCGAGGCAGTCTTCGTCGACGGTGGCGAAGGCACCGTCGGTGGCGACATCGCACCGGTGGCCGAGTCCTATGCCGCCGGCATGCCCAAGGTCGTTTCCCGCGCCGCGTGGGGTGCCCAGGGGTCACGCCAGAACCCGTACTACACCGAGCCGACCAAGGCGATCACCGTCCACCACACCGCCGGTTCTAACAACTACACGGCGGCGCAAGCACCCGGTATCGTGCGCAGCATCCAGGCCTACCACCAGGGCCAGGGCTGGGGTGACATCGGCTACAACGCCCTGGTGGATAAGTACGGCAACATCTACGAAGGCCGCGCCGGCGGTCTCGACCGCGGGCCCATGGGCGCCCACGTCGGTTCCTTCAACAGCAACACCTGGGGAATTTCCATGCTGGGCAACTACGAGACCGCACAGCCTAGCGCGGCAGGCGTGAAGGCGATGGGCGACATCATCGGCTGGAAGTCCGCGCAGTCGAAGATCAACCCGCTGGGTTCGACCCAGCTCACAGCCTCCGGAAACTTCACGGGAAGCAAGTACGCCGCCGGCCAGACCGCGACCTTCCCCACGATTAACGCGCACCGCGACTTCCACTACAACGCGTGCCCGGGGCAGTACCTCTACGCTCAGATGGGCGCGATCCGCACCGCGGCCGCCGCCAAGGCAACGCAGATCACCTCGGGCCAGGTTGTCGCTCCTTCCTCACCGAGCGCCAAGAGTGAGACCACGACCGGCGCGAACAACGTCACCACGACGGTAACCAACCGGGTCAACGGTGCGTTGTCCAACATCTCCCTGTCCAAGCTCGCCGAGGGCGACCCCACCGCAATCGCCACGGCGGCGGGCACGGTTGCCGGCGTTGTCATCCTTTACATGCTCCAGTCTGGGACGCTGTCCGACGGCGTGGAGAAGGTCGCGGATGTTGAGCTCGTTCCGGGTCTGACGCTGTCCGCCCTGACCCCGCAGATTGGCAAGATCCTGCAGTTCGTCGGCGGCGATCAGGCGGCCGACACGTGGAAACAGTTCGAGCCGATCCTCGGCACCCTGCAGGGAGCTGCCACCGGTATTGGCGGCAACAATTTCGCCTTCTACTCCAACGGCATCGCCGTGCAGAACAACCAGGGCGACATCTACACCCTGGTTGGCGAACTCGCCGACGCCTGGCTGCAGCAGGGCCTCGACGCCGGCCTGCTCGGCTTGCCGACGTCCCAGCAGTACAACCCGGTTGAGGACGAAGTGAAGGTCGACTTCGAAGGCGGCTCGATCTCCTTCAACCCGACCACCAGGGAAGTCAACATCGACGTCAGCTCCCTGCGCTAA
- the glf gene encoding UDP-galactopyranose mutase, whose protein sequence is MTYDLIVVGSGFFGLTVAEQAASELGKRVLVIEKRGHIGGNAYSEKDPDTGIEVHTYGAHLFHTSNKRVWDYVNRFTDFTDYQHRVFAMHDGTAYQFPMGLGLINQFFGKYYSPDEARALIEQQREGKDPEAATNLEERGIALIGKPLYDAFVKHYTAKQWQTDPTELPPEIISRLPVRYTFNNRYFNDTYEGLPVDGYAAWLEKMADHELIDVQLGTDYFDMRDEYEGIPTVYTGPLDRYFDYAEGRLGWRTLDFEREVLATGDFQGTPVMNYNDADVPYTRIHEFRHFHPERSEYPADKTVIVKEYSRFAGEDDEVYYPINTPEDREKLLAYRRLAAAESQDKGVLFGGRLGTYQYLDMHMAIGAALSLFDNHLRPHYEDGELLSQPRGH, encoded by the coding sequence ATGACTTACGACCTCATCGTTGTTGGATCCGGGTTCTTCGGCCTCACCGTCGCGGAACAAGCCGCGAGCGAGCTGGGCAAGCGCGTGCTCGTCATCGAAAAACGCGGCCACATCGGCGGTAATGCTTACTCGGAAAAGGACCCGGACACCGGCATCGAGGTGCACACCTACGGCGCGCACCTGTTCCACACCTCCAACAAGCGCGTGTGGGACTACGTCAACCGCTTTACGGATTTCACCGACTACCAGCACCGCGTCTTCGCCATGCACGACGGCACGGCCTACCAGTTCCCGATGGGCCTGGGCCTGATCAACCAGTTCTTCGGCAAGTACTACTCGCCGGACGAGGCGCGCGCGCTGATTGAGCAGCAGCGCGAGGGCAAGGACCCCGAAGCCGCTACGAACTTGGAGGAACGCGGCATCGCACTGATCGGAAAGCCGCTCTACGACGCCTTTGTCAAGCACTACACCGCCAAGCAGTGGCAGACCGACCCCACCGAGCTGCCGCCCGAGATCATCTCGCGGCTGCCCGTGCGCTACACGTTCAACAACCGCTACTTCAACGACACCTATGAGGGCCTGCCCGTTGACGGCTACGCGGCCTGGTTGGAAAAGATGGCCGACCACGAGCTGATCGACGTGCAACTGGGCACCGACTACTTTGACATGCGCGACGAATACGAGGGCATCCCCACCGTTTACACCGGCCCGCTGGACCGCTACTTCGACTATGCGGAGGGCAGGCTGGGCTGGCGCACCCTCGATTTCGAGCGCGAGGTGCTTGCCACCGGCGACTTCCAGGGCACCCCGGTGATGAACTACAACGACGCGGACGTGCCGTACACCCGCATCCACGAGTTCCGCCACTTCCACCCCGAGCGCAGCGAGTACCCGGCCGACAAGACCGTCATTGTCAAGGAGTACTCCCGCTTCGCCGGCGAGGACGACGAGGTCTACTACCCGATCAACACCCCTGAGGACCGCGAGAAGCTGCTCGCGTATCGACGCCTCGCCGCCGCCGAGTCCCAGGACAAGGGCGTGCTCTTCGGCGGGCGCCTGGGTACCTACCAATACCTGGACATGCACATGGCCATCGGTGCGGCGCTGTCACTCTTTGACAACCACCTGCGCCCGCACTACGAGGACGGCGAGCTTTTGTCGCAGCCCCGCGGCCACTAG